A single Dechloromonas denitrificans DNA region contains:
- a CDS encoding thiolase family protein: MRGVMIAGTGNIPFGKHLDQSVVSMGSQAGLRALRDAGLQARDIQMGVFSNALAGKLFGDLTIGQNVYADLGMTSIPVINVENACTSGSTAFYLACMAIRAGEVDCAMVIGSEKMCVPQIGLLSSGNSEIDTLLGLVTPASFALRARRHMTEFGTTLEQMAMVSVKSRLHSALNPIAQFNKSVTIEEVLASPLIADPLTRLQSCPMADGASAIVLCSEALGRRIDARVRVRASVLRTGGYANPQDLARWHTDYEGARAAYEQAGIGPDDLDVVECHDAFSIAEIMHYEALGLCLPGEGGRFVQSGAAALGGAHPVNVSGGLLSRGHPVGATGIEQIVELSLQLRGRAGKRQVSGARTGLAHCMGGDKAADTKSMTAIVLSV, translated from the coding sequence CGGGACCGGCAACATCCCCTTTGGCAAGCATCTTGACCAATCCGTGGTGTCGATGGGCAGCCAAGCTGGACTGCGGGCCTTGAGGGATGCCGGGCTGCAAGCGCGGGACATCCAGATGGGCGTTTTTTCGAATGCCTTGGCCGGCAAACTTTTCGGCGACCTGACCATCGGCCAGAACGTCTATGCCGATCTCGGCATGACCAGCATCCCGGTGATCAATGTCGAGAACGCCTGTACCTCGGGCTCCACCGCCTTCTATCTGGCCTGCATGGCAATCCGCGCCGGCGAGGTGGATTGCGCGATGGTCATTGGCTCGGAAAAAATGTGCGTCCCGCAGATCGGCCTCCTTAGTTCGGGAAACAGCGAGATCGATACGCTACTCGGCCTGGTAACGCCGGCCAGTTTCGCCCTGCGGGCACGGCGCCACATGACGGAGTTTGGCACGACGCTTGAGCAGATGGCGATGGTGTCGGTCAAAAGCCGCCTGCATTCGGCGTTGAATCCGATTGCCCAGTTCAACAAGTCGGTCACCATCGAGGAGGTCTTGGCCTCGCCGCTGATCGCCGACCCACTGACGCGGCTCCAGTCGTGTCCGATGGCCGACGGCGCATCGGCCATCGTCCTGTGCTCCGAAGCGCTGGGGCGACGGATCGATGCGCGCGTCAGGGTTCGGGCATCGGTCTTGCGCACCGGCGGCTATGCCAACCCGCAGGATCTGGCCCGTTGGCATACCGACTACGAAGGCGCCCGGGCGGCCTACGAGCAGGCCGGGATCGGCCCCGACGATCTCGATGTCGTCGAATGCCACGACGCTTTCTCGATTGCCGAGATCATGCATTACGAAGCCCTCGGTCTATGTCTGCCGGGAGAAGGCGGACGGTTTGTCCAGTCAGGCGCGGCGGCCCTGGGCGGCGCCCATCCAGTCAACGTTTCCGGCGGTTTGTTATCGCGCGGCCATCCGGTCGGCGCTACCGGTATCGAGCAGATTGTTGAACTGAGCCTGCAGTTGCGGGGACGGGCAGGAAAACGCCAGGTGAGCGGAGCAAGAACAGGACTCGCGCATTGCATGGGCGGTGACAAAGCTGCCGATACCAAATCCATGACCGCCATCGTGTTGTCGGTCTGA
- a CDS encoding hotdog fold thioesterase has translation MTQQCKHPDPDELARNVGRFMSSLDKVGNRLGMRLDEIRPGYSRITMQITAEMINGHNICHGGFTSALADTACAYACNSHNQNALSQALNIVFLTPGALGETLVAEARESARVGRTATYEITVSAADGRMVAVAQAQCRAVKGQMIADPLSP, from the coding sequence ATGACACAGCAATGCAAACACCCGGACCCCGACGAACTGGCCAGAAATGTCGGCCGGTTCATGTCCTCCCTCGACAAGGTGGGAAACCGCCTGGGCATGCGGCTGGATGAAATCCGGCCAGGCTATTCGCGGATCACCATGCAGATTACAGCGGAGATGATCAACGGCCACAACATCTGTCATGGCGGCTTCACTTCTGCCCTGGCCGACACCGCCTGTGCCTATGCCTGCAATTCACACAATCAGAACGCCCTGTCTCAGGCCCTGAACATTGTTTTCCTGACCCCTGGCGCGCTGGGCGAAACCCTCGTGGCAGAAGCGCGGGAAAGCGCCCGGGTCGGCCGGACAGCGACCTACGAGATCACCGTTAGCGCCGCTGACGGCCGGATGGTGGCTGTCGCCCAGGCGCAGTGCCGCGCGGTAAAGGGCCAGATGATTGCCGACCCATTGTCGCCATGA
- a CDS encoding DUF1302 domain-containing protein yields MAGALFSAHALGFQTELEDGTKIISTTNISYGSQWRAASPMKELIGPAYGGVSGSSANDDGNLNYKKGDQVSSVVKLVSDLEVKKDNYGALVRAKAWYDMNWENHTVPHGSSVNQYGGGALSDQGFVNEAQFSGVSLLDAYAYGNFRLNNSDLTLRVGKQVLNWGESTFFQGLNQTSPLDIPALRRPGAQVKEGLIPVETAYFSWAPRDQPLSIEGFYEWKFRPFVVDGCGTFFSTSDIGVDNSCGASANLGPAIAFPDGSVGYMQRGSNRKAKDSGQYGFATHYNIESVDTQVGLYAMNLHSGIPIFSSYTSSPTHGMAQLQYLKYMFEYPEDVRRYGATIATNIPGGWSLGMELSHTPNQPVQVSAVDMFYAAVGSGLGPLGSKYAGAADGTYMRGYDRVAQTQFLVNTLKLLSPMWGATGGMFIAEFAYQHASIDDPDQPGATRYGRSFNYGANLAPICPSTVPGQCSNDGYATKNAYGYRLYGQLNYTTDIGVSVKPGIYFAHDLKGWSVDGQLNEKRRMLGLSLRFERAAYWAEASYVGYNRNATYDDGRDRAFYGFSLGYTF; encoded by the coding sequence ATGGCGGGCGCCCTGTTTTCGGCCCATGCCCTTGGGTTTCAGACAGAGCTGGAGGATGGAACAAAAATAATTTCCACCACCAACATTTCCTACGGCTCGCAATGGCGGGCGGCAAGTCCGATGAAGGAGCTCATCGGTCCGGCCTACGGCGGGGTTTCCGGCTCCTCGGCCAATGACGACGGAAACCTGAACTACAAGAAAGGCGACCAGGTTTCGTCGGTGGTCAAGCTGGTCTCCGACCTCGAAGTGAAAAAGGACAACTACGGGGCGCTGGTCCGGGCCAAGGCCTGGTACGACATGAACTGGGAAAACCACACCGTCCCTCATGGCAGTTCGGTCAATCAATATGGCGGGGGGGCGCTGAGCGACCAGGGCTTCGTCAATGAAGCGCAGTTCTCCGGGGTATCGCTGCTCGATGCCTACGCCTACGGCAACTTCCGCCTGAACAATTCGGATTTGACGCTACGGGTCGGCAAGCAAGTCCTCAACTGGGGCGAGTCCACTTTCTTTCAGGGGCTGAACCAGACGAGTCCCCTCGACATACCGGCGCTCCGCCGTCCGGGAGCCCAGGTCAAGGAAGGTCTGATCCCCGTCGAAACGGCTTACTTCAGCTGGGCTCCCCGGGATCAACCACTGTCCATCGAAGGCTTCTATGAATGGAAATTCCGTCCTTTCGTGGTCGATGGTTGCGGCACCTTCTTCTCGACCTCGGACATCGGCGTCGATAACAGTTGCGGCGCCAGCGCCAACCTTGGTCCGGCTATAGCCTTCCCCGATGGTTCTGTCGGTTACATGCAGCGCGGTAGCAACCGCAAGGCCAAGGATTCCGGGCAGTACGGCTTCGCAACCCACTACAACATCGAATCGGTCGATACCCAGGTGGGCCTGTATGCGATGAATCTTCATTCCGGCATTCCGATTTTTTCGTCTTACACATCCAGCCCGACTCACGGCATGGCTCAATTGCAGTACCTGAAGTACATGTTCGAATATCCGGAAGATGTCCGGCGCTATGGCGCGACCATCGCGACCAACATTCCAGGCGGCTGGTCCTTGGGGATGGAGTTGAGCCACACCCCCAACCAGCCGGTCCAGGTCAGCGCGGTGGATATGTTCTACGCCGCGGTCGGTAGCGGTCTCGGTCCCTTGGGCAGCAAGTATGCCGGGGCGGCCGATGGCACCTACATGCGCGGCTATGACCGGGTGGCTCAGACGCAGTTTCTGGTCAATACCTTGAAGCTGCTTTCACCAATGTGGGGGGCAACGGGCGGCATGTTCATTGCCGAATTCGCCTATCAGCACGCCAGCATCGACGATCCCGACCAGCCCGGCGCCACGCGCTACGGCCGCTCTTTCAACTACGGCGCCAATCTTGCCCCGATCTGTCCGTCGACCGTTCCCGGGCAATGCAGCAACGACGGCTATGCAACGAAAAACGCCTATGGCTATCGCCTCTACGGCCAACTCAACTACACAACCGACATCGGCGTTTCGGTCAAACCCGGGATCTATTTTGCGCACGATTTGAAAGGCTGGTCAGTCGATGGCCAACTCAACGAGAAGCGCCGGATGCTCGGTCTTTCGCTGCGCTTCGAGCGGGCGGCCTATTGGGCCGAAGCCTCTTATGTCGGCTACAACAGGAATGCAACATATGACGATGGCCGGGACCGCGCTTTCTACGGCTTCAGCCTCGGCTACACGTTCTGA
- a CDS encoding DUF1329 domain-containing protein — protein MKNHTKRLSRSIIVASLLILGTAHAKMTPDEIARLSKDLTPVGAEKAGNADGSIPAWNGGLTTPPAGFDAGKGYIDPFAAEKPVVTITAANADQHKDKLTEGHYAMLKKYASFKMNVYPTHRTAAYPPDIYDAIKKGGNAAELSDEEITCSGCGVIPFPTPKTGRQVMWNHLYRYRGGGVERDLVTAPVLADGNILYYNKPHMIWAQPTDFLDKENVPAGLVSSFIFFQTAPAQVEGRAGVAKSYSNPLARPLDFYFYNAGLRRVRKMPETPNDYFDDALEGLRTADQFDGFFGSLVSYNFKLVGKKEIIVPYNSYKLADRSLKYKQILTKNHPNPDYLRFEKHRVWVVEGSLRDNQRHIYSKRTWYVDEDSWTVLHDDAYDSRGQLWRVNDVYTMQYYNAIVPYIQSWAIADLNSGAYIAEWMDNEEKRPIKFGVKSRWADHSAEALKRMGTK, from the coding sequence ATGAAAAATCATACGAAGCGGTTAAGTCGTTCCATCATCGTTGCATCGTTGCTGATATTGGGAACCGCGCACGCCAAGATGACCCCGGACGAGATTGCCCGTTTGAGCAAGGATCTCACGCCGGTCGGCGCCGAAAAGGCGGGCAATGCAGATGGCAGCATTCCCGCCTGGAACGGCGGTCTAACCACGCCACCGGCCGGCTTCGATGCCGGGAAGGGATACATCGATCCGTTTGCTGCCGAAAAACCGGTCGTGACGATTACCGCGGCAAATGCCGATCAGCATAAGGACAAGCTGACCGAAGGGCATTACGCGATGCTCAAGAAGTATGCAAGTTTCAAGATGAACGTCTATCCGACGCACCGCACGGCGGCTTACCCGCCCGACATCTACGATGCAATCAAAAAAGGCGGCAACGCGGCCGAACTGAGCGACGAGGAAATCACCTGCTCGGGATGCGGCGTGATTCCTTTCCCGACGCCGAAAACCGGTCGGCAGGTCATGTGGAATCATCTGTACCGCTATCGTGGCGGCGGCGTCGAGCGGGATCTGGTAACGGCTCCGGTGCTCGCCGACGGGAACATCCTCTATTACAACAAGCCACATATGATCTGGGCCCAGCCGACCGATTTTCTTGACAAGGAAAATGTCCCGGCCGGTCTGGTCAGCTCGTTCATCTTCTTTCAGACCGCCCCGGCCCAGGTGGAAGGTCGTGCCGGAGTGGCCAAGAGCTACTCGAATCCACTGGCGCGCCCGCTCGATTTCTACTTCTACAACGCCGGCTTGCGCCGGGTCAGGAAGATGCCGGAAACGCCCAATGACTACTTTGACGATGCGCTGGAGGGCTTGCGGACGGCGGACCAGTTCGACGGCTTCTTTGGCTCGCTGGTGTCCTACAACTTCAAGCTGGTCGGCAAGAAGGAAATCATCGTTCCCTACAACAGCTACAAGCTGGCCGATCGCAGCCTGAAGTACAAGCAGATATTGACCAAGAACCATCCCAATCCCGACTACCTGCGTTTCGAGAAGCACCGGGTCTGGGTCGTCGAGGGCAGCCTGCGGGACAACCAGCGCCATATCTACTCGAAGCGGACCTGGTACGTCGATGAAGACAGCTGGACCGTGCTGCATGACGATGCCTACGATTCGCGCGGCCAACTGTGGCGGGTGAATGACGTCTACACCATGCAGTATTACAACGCCATTGTTCCCTACATCCAGTCCTGGGCAATTGCCGACTTGAACAGCGGCGCTTACATCGCAGAGTGGATGGACAACGAGGAAAAGCGCCCGATCAAGTTTGGCGTCAAGAGCCGCTGGGCCGATCACAGCGCCGAAGCGTTGAAGCGCATGGGAACGAAGTAG
- a CDS encoding WD40/YVTN/BNR-like repeat-containing protein: MHHYAGNSGCRISFGIRRTVLLLSSLALLAQPQLAAAAEPAAAQALLALKAKAGINKVAILDAVRSGKRIVAVGERSLIFVSDDEGKTWSARPTASEKSLTSVIVQRAGVLIAAGHSGVILRSIDGGDNWTRSPVPVGQKEALLGMLALSDGRTLAFGGYSSLLESGDGGSTWEQRSILDAEMDKHFYGIAASDQSLVLVGEAGLISLSSDLGKTWKIVPSPYHGSLFGVAALPNGVFIAYGMRGKILGSFDQGQNWRELESGTKSPFFSGTLLRDGRLLLGGKDGVLAMITADGQAVETRHTRDRRSVSRIVESQKDELLLFGDVGIRHMQWKDLEK; the protein is encoded by the coding sequence ATGCACCATTACGCCGGAAACTCAGGCTGTCGAATTTCATTTGGAATTCGCCGGACTGTTCTGCTCTTGTCATCGCTGGCCCTGCTTGCCCAGCCGCAGCTGGCTGCTGCCGCCGAGCCAGCTGCGGCGCAGGCACTGCTCGCCCTGAAAGCCAAAGCGGGCATCAACAAGGTGGCGATCCTCGATGCTGTGCGTTCCGGCAAACGGATCGTCGCGGTGGGCGAACGCAGTCTGATTTTTGTTTCTGACGACGAGGGGAAAACCTGGTCAGCGCGACCGACCGCAAGCGAAAAATCATTGACCTCGGTGATCGTGCAGCGAGCAGGCGTACTGATTGCGGCAGGCCACAGCGGGGTGATCCTTCGGTCCATCGATGGCGGCGACAATTGGACGCGGTCGCCCGTGCCCGTTGGCCAGAAGGAAGCGCTGCTCGGCATGCTGGCGCTGTCGGATGGCCGAACATTGGCTTTTGGCGGCTATTCCAGTTTGCTCGAATCAGGCGACGGAGGGAGCACATGGGAGCAACGCAGCATCCTCGATGCGGAGATGGACAAGCATTTCTACGGGATAGCTGCGAGCGATCAATCTCTGGTTCTGGTCGGCGAGGCGGGATTGATTTCGCTCTCCAGCGACTTGGGAAAGACCTGGAAGATCGTCCCGTCGCCCTATCACGGCTCGCTTTTCGGCGTGGCGGCGCTGCCGAACGGCGTGTTCATTGCCTACGGCATGCGCGGAAAAATTCTCGGCTCTTTCGATCAGGGGCAGAACTGGCGCGAACTGGAGTCCGGTACCAAGTCGCCGTTTTTCTCCGGAACCCTGTTGCGGGATGGGCGACTGCTGCTCGGCGGCAAGGATGGCGTTCTGGCCATGATCACCGCCGATGGCCAGGCCGTTGAGACAAGGCATACCCGGGATCGCCGTAGCGTATCGCGCATAGTCGAAAGCCAAAAAGACGAATTGCTCCTGTTCGGGGATGTCGGCATTCGGCACATGCAGTGGAAGGATCTGGAAAAGTGA
- a CDS encoding efflux RND transporter permease subunit, whose translation MDKLKPSIDTVAFRRTNFQAGLIGTVAFWIFSKRFPLLLIGILTTLVLGISASRLGLKAEFNKMIPLGHEYTQTFTQYQKELGGGNRVLIAVSNKHGDIFSKEFLAKLRSVHEGVFYLPGVERASVTSIFSPKVVHYQVVENGFEGGPLIAPDYDGAPLAVEKVKENTTKSNWVGRIVSNDFKSAMISAELMETDPETGESLNIHHFGNKLEELRAKLEGDDVAIHIIGFSKATSDIVNGTGSIVIFFALTFLVTALLLYWYSSSGMLTAWALVAAMIPVVWLLGIMPLVGLTLDPLSILLPFLIFAIGVSHAVQMTSAWKQEVMTGADGQTASTNCFIKLFIPGSVALLANALGFMAIAFVPVKIVQDLVFTATIGVSIMIATNKMLLPILLSYMKAGRSWGTSHAGHEAGADRLWRAMSCVVQRKWATVAILCGLGLLLGAALVARDLKVGDLGKGIPELRPEARYNQDAEFITANFSLGVDVLGVIVEPRNMREPCLEYSMVDHLDRFEFAMRQVAGVESVRGLGGAVRTLNVINNEENIKWDGIPETRAQLGQYMTDANAKDKDLALFGCHTAQVLLYLKDHQATTLTHVVDEIKRYRENFTDDSIRFRLATGSAGIMAATNEVVADADLWVNLALFGSVSLLCLLTFRSIRITVCIVLPLAIVTVFCNAIMAWLDIGLKVNTLPVVALGVGVGVDYGIYLFERIKHAVDDEGKSLQAALLDALKQRGTASVFTALTMAVGVGTWVFSDLKFQADMGLLLAFMFVVNLLAAIVLSPALAGFLWRNGKS comes from the coding sequence ATGGACAAACTAAAACCAAGCATCGATACGGTGGCATTTCGCCGGACGAATTTTCAGGCCGGCCTGATCGGCACAGTGGCCTTCTGGATCTTCAGCAAGCGCTTTCCCCTCTTGCTCATCGGCATCCTGACCACGCTGGTGCTCGGCATCTCGGCTAGCCGCCTGGGATTGAAGGCCGAGTTCAACAAGATGATTCCGCTCGGCCATGAATACACCCAGACCTTCACGCAGTACCAGAAGGAACTGGGCGGCGGAAACCGGGTATTGATCGCCGTCAGCAACAAGCACGGAGACATCTTCTCCAAGGAATTCCTGGCCAAGCTACGGTCCGTACATGAAGGGGTGTTTTATCTGCCCGGGGTAGAACGGGCTTCGGTCACTTCCATCTTCTCGCCCAAGGTCGTTCATTATCAGGTCGTCGAAAACGGCTTCGAAGGCGGGCCGCTGATCGCGCCGGATTACGACGGGGCTCCCCTGGCGGTCGAGAAGGTCAAGGAAAACACCACGAAGTCCAACTGGGTTGGACGGATCGTCTCCAACGATTTCAAGTCGGCGATGATTTCGGCCGAGCTCATGGAAACCGACCCGGAAACCGGGGAAAGCCTCAACATCCATCACTTCGGGAATAAGCTCGAAGAGCTCCGGGCCAAACTGGAGGGCGACGATGTCGCCATTCACATCATCGGTTTTTCCAAGGCGACCAGCGATATCGTCAATGGCACCGGCAGTATCGTCATCTTTTTCGCCCTGACCTTCCTGGTCACGGCCCTGTTGCTCTACTGGTACTCCAGCTCCGGGATGTTGACCGCCTGGGCGCTGGTCGCCGCGATGATTCCCGTGGTCTGGCTACTCGGCATCATGCCGCTGGTCGGATTGACCCTCGACCCGCTGTCGATTCTGCTGCCCTTCCTGATTTTCGCCATCGGGGTGTCGCACGCGGTACAGATGACAAGCGCCTGGAAGCAGGAAGTCATGACGGGCGCCGATGGCCAGACCGCCTCGACCAATTGCTTCATCAAGTTGTTCATTCCGGGCAGCGTTGCTTTGCTGGCCAATGCGCTGGGCTTCATGGCCATTGCCTTTGTCCCGGTCAAGATTGTCCAGGATCTGGTCTTCACCGCCACCATCGGCGTGTCGATCATGATCGCCACCAACAAGATGCTGCTGCCCATCCTGTTGTCGTACATGAAGGCCGGTCGCAGCTGGGGAACAAGCCATGCCGGCCACGAGGCCGGGGCAGACCGCCTGTGGCGGGCGATGAGCTGTGTCGTGCAGCGCAAATGGGCGACGGTAGCCATTCTCTGCGGCCTCGGCTTGTTGCTGGGCGCCGCCCTGGTCGCCCGCGACCTGAAGGTCGGCGATTTGGGCAAGGGCATTCCCGAACTGCGCCCCGAGGCGCGCTATAACCAGGATGCCGAGTTCATTACCGCGAACTTCTCCCTCGGTGTCGATGTGCTGGGGGTCATCGTTGAACCCCGGAACATGCGCGAGCCGTGTCTGGAATACTCGATGGTCGATCATCTTGACCGTTTCGAGTTCGCCATGCGCCAGGTGGCCGGGGTCGAGTCGGTGCGAGGGCTGGGCGGCGCGGTGCGAACCCTGAATGTGATCAACAACGAAGAAAACATTAAATGGGATGGCATTCCGGAAACCCGTGCCCAGCTTGGCCAGTACATGACCGATGCCAACGCCAAGGACAAGGATCTTGCCCTGTTCGGTTGCCACACCGCCCAGGTCCTGCTTTACCTGAAGGATCATCAGGCCACCACGCTGACGCATGTGGTGGACGAGATCAAACGTTACCGGGAGAACTTCACCGACGACAGTATCCGTTTCCGTCTGGCAACCGGTAGCGCAGGGATCATGGCGGCGACCAACGAAGTGGTGGCGGATGCCGACTTGTGGGTGAATCTGGCCTTGTTTGGTTCGGTCAGCCTGTTGTGCCTCCTGACCTTCCGCTCAATTCGAATCACGGTGTGCATCGTCCTGCCGCTGGCGATCGTCACCGTCTTCTGCAATGCCATCATGGCCTGGCTGGATATCGGATTGAAGGTAAATACGCTGCCGGTGGTCGCGCTGGGCGTCGGGGTCGGCGTCGATTACGGCATTTACCTTTTCGAGCGGATCAAGCATGCGGTGGATGACGAGGGAAAAAGTTTGCAGGCAGCGCTTCTCGATGCCCTGAAACAACGGGGAACCGCCTCGGTATTCACGGCCTTGACCATGGCTGTTGGCGTTGGCACCTGGGTCTTCTCCGACCTGAAGTTCCAGGCGGACATGGGATTGCTGCTCGCCTTCATGTTTGTCGTCAATCTCCTGGCGGCAATCGTGCTCTCGCCCGCGCTGGCCGGGTTTCTTTGGCGCAACGGGAAGTCTTGA
- a CDS encoding DUF1329 domain-containing protein, whose amino-acid sequence MKKRLIALVPLLAVGMVGVAQAATEADVDNSFNPYKAGMPSFPGLTAGTVINKSNVDQFKDVLGAGVYKLIKDGLFELKIGATTQFTINKAYVDATRANLNKAKLGAKTGELTGYVAGRPFPEEPDVKDPHAGDKLAWNYKYGVNWGDGAIISPFYWKYRNMQSGQVEKTIKWDFHFLNFMHRTKDAPVPEITPNPSGIFRAIYTKAHEPADLKNTQLLIQRFEDDNKLDDAYLYLGFQRRVRRLAQGQATDSFLGSDLMIEDFEGYNGRVSDMKWTYKGTRNVLLPMWNHDELKLASDMPAEADGYKYVAFGGQGGCFHEGTWQLRKVYVLEAAPVNANHPVSKRVFYMDVQLGNLNGANEIYDRKGELWKVFMVGKSHADRHLPVNKGAGIGIDDAFSMVDLQSKHCTTGQFKGQVDPKKNPPGLFQVQNLRGGD is encoded by the coding sequence ATGAAAAAACGTTTGATTGCATTGGTGCCGCTGCTTGCCGTCGGCATGGTCGGGGTGGCGCAGGCGGCCACCGAAGCGGATGTCGACAACTCGTTCAACCCCTACAAGGCGGGCATGCCGAGCTTTCCCGGCCTGACGGCGGGAACGGTGATCAACAAGAGCAACGTCGATCAGTTCAAGGACGTGCTGGGGGCGGGTGTCTACAAGCTGATCAAGGATGGCCTGTTTGAACTGAAGATTGGCGCAACGACTCAGTTCACCATCAACAAGGCCTACGTCGACGCGACCAGGGCCAATCTGAACAAGGCCAAGCTCGGCGCCAAGACCGGCGAACTGACCGGTTACGTAGCCGGCCGTCCGTTCCCGGAAGAGCCGGATGTCAAGGATCCGCACGCCGGCGACAAGCTGGCCTGGAATTACAAGTACGGGGTGAACTGGGGTGACGGGGCGATCATTTCCCCGTTCTACTGGAAGTACCGCAACATGCAGAGCGGCCAGGTGGAAAAGACCATCAAGTGGGACTTTCACTTCCTGAACTTCATGCATCGCACCAAGGATGCGCCGGTGCCGGAAATCACCCCGAATCCTTCGGGCATCTTCCGCGCCATCTATACCAAGGCACATGAGCCGGCCGACCTGAAGAATACCCAGTTGCTGATCCAGCGTTTCGAGGACGACAACAAGCTTGACGATGCCTATCTCTACCTCGGCTTCCAGCGCCGTGTCCGGCGTCTGGCGCAAGGCCAGGCGACCGACTCCTTCCTCGGTTCCGATCTGATGATCGAAGACTTCGAAGGCTACAACGGTCGCGTTTCCGACATGAAGTGGACCTACAAGGGCACCCGGAACGTGCTGCTGCCGATGTGGAACCATGATGAACTGAAGCTGGCGAGCGACATGCCGGCCGAAGCCGACGGCTACAAATACGTCGCCTTTGGCGGTCAGGGCGGTTGCTTCCACGAAGGAACCTGGCAGTTGCGCAAGGTTTACGTGCTCGAGGCGGCCCCGGTCAATGCCAATCATCCGGTCAGCAAGCGGGTCTTCTACATGGACGTGCAGCTCGGCAACCTGAACGGCGCCAACGAAATCTACGATCGCAAGGGCGAGCTATGGAAGGTCTTCATGGTCGGCAAGTCGCACGCCGACCGCCATCTGCCGGTCAACAAGGGGGCCGGCATCGGCATCGACGACGCCTTCTCGATGGTCGACCTGCAATCGAAACACTGCACCACCGGCCAGTTCAAGGGACAGGTCGATCCCAAGAAGAACCCGCCCGGACTCTTCCAGGTGCAAAACCTGCGCGGCGGCGACTGA